Sequence from the Fibrobacter sp. genome:
GACCCATCATCGCATTTTGAGTACAGGTGTGCGGGAATCAATGCTGATTCTGTTTCCTCTTTTCTTTTACCGGAACTGAGGGGAAATGTGACCGGTGAGGGGTGGTGTGAGGGGATAATATCCGGAGATGCTGAAAACAGGCTGAGAGTGAATTTTTCGGGTGGAGGGATAAGTGCCTGGGGTATTCCGGTTGTAAGTATACTTGCCTATATGCGTGTGGACACATCCGGAGTTGATGTTGATTCTGCTGCTTTGCTGAGTCCGGGAATTGTTGTCCTGGCTGATGGATTGGTAGAAACCGGAGGTAAAACTCCTCAGTACAGTGCCAGAGTACGGGCCACTCTCGATTCCGTTCCCTCTTTTTCGGGTCTGGATGGAAGGTTGAGGGTTTCAGGGGAGCTTAGGGGTGCTGAAAAGCTTACAAAGGTTCAGTTTGTAGTATCCGGAAAGAATGTGAAATACAACAATCTGTCCCTTGGGGATCTTGATCTTCTTGTAAAGAGTAAAGGTGATTTAATACACATATCAACACTCAATTCAGATGAGCGGGGGATGGATCTTTCCGGATCCATCAGGGATCTCTTCGGGAAGTCTCCAAGTGCGTCTATTTCGGCAGAATTGAGAAAAGATCAAATATTTTCTTTGTTCGAGCGAAAACCTGGTATGTACAGACCGGATTCTGTCCGGGTCGCTGTTAACGCCGAGGGGTGGATTGACACATTCAGGGTGGATTTCGATGCGGATATCCGTGACTCTGTCTTAAGCGGCGCCATCGCAGGTAAACTTGGCAAAAGCAGGGAAGAGGGATCGCCTGTTGTGTGGAGTCTGTACGGAAAGAATTTAACTTTAAAGAATGTCAAGGCGCCTCTTTACATAGGCGGGAGATTATACGGGGATTCTGTAATGATAGACTCGCTTTCGGCTCTCAGTGGTGTCAGGGGGAATGGAAAGCTGTCACTGAATTCCGATCCGTTTCAGATAGAATCCAGTCTGTGGTACGATTTCCAGATAAGCAGGCTGCTTTCGATGCTCCCTGAACTGGGATTGCGGATCGAGAAAGGGAGACTGAGTGGCTTTTCCAGAATTTCAGGCAACCTGCAGAAGCCTGTGGTACGCTCTGAGCTTCATGTGAGAGAACTCGAGGCAGGGACCTTTTCCGGACTTCAAAGTGATGCCATACTTACTTTTTCCAACGGCAACATTTCAGTTCTTCCTTTTGTTGTCCGCAAAGACAAACAGATCATAGCAGCATTTGATACGATAAGTCATTCCGGAGGAAAGATCTCCTTTACTGGTGAATTTGACGATATCGATGTAAAGTCATTGCTTGGTACATTCAAGCCCCGGGATCTTGATCTTGAGTCGAGGATCAGCGGCCGGATCAGGACATCCCCTTCAGGTTTCCCCTTCATTCTAGATTTCTTCACCCCGTCACTCCGGATCAACAACTGGAAATTTGACTCCCTTTCCTTTACAGGCAGCATTACTCATTCAGGGCTTCACATTGAGAGGCTCAGGGCTGATGAGGGAAAACGGATTTCGATTGCGGCGGCCGGGTTTGTACCCTGGTCGATGCTGGGGGAGGAGACCAGTGATGGAGATACGCTCAGGGCTTCTGTTGACGTTACAGGAAACCTTCTGGAATGTATAGAGAAGAATGTGGATTCTCCCATCGGTGGGGAGGGCAGGGGAGAAGCGAAGGTTGAATTTTACGGTGTTCCAGGCCACTGGGTATTTACTTCAGGTAATGTGTCTGTCCCGGCTGGGAAACTGACCCTGAGGCCTTTTGTTCCCGATGACATAAAAGATTTCTCTTTCAGCATGAAAGTGGACAGCTTCTCCAGGGTACATACATCGATAAAGGGCAATATTAGGCGAAGGCCTGTAAGAATTTTTTCCAGCCATGATATTCCCCGGGGGTATGAGTCTTTCCAGATAGGGCCTCTTGATTTCGGGGTTATTCAGGTGGAGACTCCTAAAAACGGAATCCATATTCATCTGCCGGGTTTTATGGCTCTGGGGGAGATCGGGGATATAGAGTTCAGGGGCAGGAGGCCGTTCAACAAGTTTACACTTTCAGGTCCGGTGGACAAGCTGCGTATCACCGGCACATGGATTCTTCGGGACCTTGAGTTTACCTTCCCTTTTCTTAACACAAACGAGATGCCCTGGGATTTTGACCCCTTCCCTTATGTGACCTGGGAGATGGATCTGCGCCCCGGAAACCGCAAGGTGATGTATTTCTGGGATCTTGCCGGGAAGAAGAGACGGATAATGAGATTTGTGGAAGGATATCTTGATCCATCTTCTGTTATAAGGGTAAGGGGGAGGGATCTCGATAAGACTTTCAGGCTTTATGGGACGATTCGTTCTTTCAAGGGTTCAGCATATTACGGGAAAGTTTTCGACAGGAATTTTGATGTGGGGGTGGAGTTTGTTCCTCAGAAGCTGAAGGATGGGGGCAGTTATGACAACATGCCGATTCTCTGGGGGAGTGCGGAGGCGTTCAGTGACAGCAGCCGTTTTGACAGGATAAAACTGACCTGTCTTGTACACGATCCTCTGACCAATGGCGTTTCTGAGCGGGGGAGGCTTATTGAGGGGAAGCAGCTTAATATCTCATTTCATCTTTCCTCCGATTTTGAGGAGCTTCCGGGCGAGTCGGAACGTGATTTTTACCGGGAAGCGGGGCTCAATTTTACCACTCTGGGCAAGGCAGGAGGGATGGTATCCAGTTTCGGGGAGCAATATTTCCATCGCTATCTGCTTCAGAGGTGGGAGAGGTGGTTAGCCAGGTCGGTTGGTCTTGATGTAATTAACATTGAATCATCGATTGCTTCGAATTATTTTAATAAGCTTTATAATCGTCAGTTTGACGGCCTTCTGGGCCAGGATGATTATCTTGCCCTTGCAAATGTCGGCATTACTGTCGGCCGCTACTTTTTCCGCGACTTTCTGTTTTTAAAAGCCCGGGGGGAACTGATTCCGATCGACACCGTATTGACACCTGAGTACAGTATCGGGCTGGAATTTCAGCCAGGCCGCTATTTGACAATGGATTTTAATTACGGCATCCGCAAGGGTGAAACGCAAATAGAGCACAATCCAAGGCTTAATATGCAGTTAATGCTGCCTATAACCCGATTGAGAAAAATTTTGAATTTTTAACGTGGAGTATCAGAGGTCATTATGAAATTCAGGTATCAGGCGCTTCTTCTGGCTGGTTTTTTACTTTATGGTCTGACAGAGGCCAAGGTACTGGATTCTCTGGTCATAGAGGGCTTGAGTATCAATTCCCCGAATATGGTGAGAAATTCTCTGCAGCTCAGAGAGGGAAGGGAATTCAGTACAGCGGATCTGCAGGAGTCCATAAAGCGTCTTTACAGCCTGGGACTGTTCAGTTCCATTGACTTTTTCATAATATCCGAAAACGACTCCTCTGCGTCTCTGAGGCTTAAACTTGTGGAGTTTCCGATCTGTGAAAACGTGGAATACAGCGGAAACAAAAAGCTTAAAATCAAGGATTTTGAAGAGAATGTCAGCATTAAGCGCGGCCAGATAATTTCAGATGATTTCCTTCACGGGATCAAACAACAGCTCCTTGATCTCTATGCCGAAAAAGGCTATAACCTGGCCCGGATCGAACCGGAAATCGTAAAAACAAAGATCCCCGGAAATGTCATTATCAAGTTTAACATTGACGAAGGGGTAAAGGTAAGGGTAAAGAGTGTTGTTTTCAAAGGCAACAAGGAAGTAAAGACCGCCCGTCTGGAGAGAAAGTTCAAGACAAAAGAGAGCAGGTGGTGGCGGGCGGGGGAATTCAACAGAGATATGTACAAGACGCACCTTGATACGCTTGTAATGTTCTATAACGACCTGGGCTATCTCGATGCCTCCATAGCAAAGGATAGTGTCTGGTATTCAGAATCCGGAAAAGATATCTTTATCGAAATCACCATTGACGAAGGTAAAAAGTATTATGCCGGAGATTTCTTCTTCAAGGGCAACCGCGTCCTGCCTGTAGATTCCCTGGAGTCAAAAATCTCCCTGAAAAAAGGCAAGCCTTTTGAAAAGAGCCGTTTTGAGATGTCAAAGTACATGGTGGAGAACACCTACAGGGAGGAAGGCTACCTGATGGTTCATGTGGAGGACAAGCGAAATTTTCGCGGTGATACCATCGATGTGGTCTTCGAGATAACCGAGGGAAAACCGGCCATCGTACGGAAAATAGAAATCAGGGGCAACAACAAGACGATGGAAAAAGTGATAAGACGTCAGATCGATCTTCTGCCCGGAAAAAAGTACAAACAGTCACTCCTGATGCGCAGCAGACAGAAGATATTTGCCCTCAATTATTTCAGCGACATAAAGCCGGATATGATGCTTAACAGCGACGGCAGCATAGATTTGATTTTCGAGGTGACCGAAAAGGATAATATCGGTCAGATATCGGTCGGAGCAGCTTACAGTGGAGAAAGCAACTTTGTCGGTACCTTTTCCACTTCGATTCCCAATTTCCGTGGCGCTGGCCAGGAATTAAGGATCAACCTTGAATACGGAAAGTATCACAGGGACATGAGGCTGGGTTTTGTGGAACCATGGGCTTTTGACATACCGCTTTCTCTCTCCGGAGAAATTTTTTACAGCAGAAATATCTACAATGAGACAGATACTGCTCAGAGCACCGGTTTTGTGATCGGTGCCGGGCGTTCAAAACTGAGATGGCCCGATGACCATTTTACGATCCATGGGTCTTATCAGTTAAGTTATGAGAAGACCTACACCGATGCTGATACGGTTGACGAAGCCAACCTGCTTGTTCTTGAAGAGGGCCTTTTGAGCAGGGCATCGGTGAAAATCGAGAGATACGACCTTGACATGCCGCTGTTTCCCACAAGCGGTTCAAAGCTGACGATTATTCCTCAGATAGCGGGTCTTGGAGGTGATTTCAGATATTTCAAGGGAACCGTCGGTTACGAACACTATTTTCCTCTTCCCTTGAAGCTTGTGCTGGGGTCCCGCTCCAAGTTCGGTCTGATAACCAGTCTGGGTGGTAACATTGAGATCTCCAGGTATGATCTGTTCAGGGTTGGTGGAGTGTATGGTGACGGGGACCTGCGCGGGTACGATGACTATGAGTTTGGAGGATGGAATAATGACCCGGAAAATGGTATCTCAATGTTCACCTCGACTCTGGAGCTGAGATATCCATTGCTTGAACAGCAGATGTATCTGGGAGTTTTTGCCGATGTTGGTAACACCTGGAGCAGTCTTTCTGCGATTGATCTGGGGAATCTTTACAGAGGTGTAGGTTTCGGACTCAGGATCAATATTCCCATGCTCGGTATCATGGGATTTGATTTTGGATGGGGACTTGATGATCCCAAAGGATCATCATTGGATAAAAAACCAAGTGGATTTAAATTTCATTTTCTTATGAACAGAGGTTTCTAGGAACTGATTCTTTGAGAAAGATCGGTTCTGAAACAAAGGAGGATTGCATGCGTAAAGTAATGACTGCGGGTGTTCTGGCACTCTGCATGGCCGCAACTGCGACATGGGCGGAGCTTAAGATCGGGTATATCAATTCCGAGCTGATTTTCATGGAATATGAGGGCACCAAGGATGCTCAGAAAAAGTTTAACAACGAAGTGGCCAAATGGGAGCAGGAGGCCTCAAAACGTCAGAAGGAGATTAAGGATCTCAAGGAGCAGCTTGACAAGCAAAGCCTTCTCCTGAGCAACGAGAGAAAGAAGGAACTCGAGGATTCTCTGAATCAGAAGATGATCTCATATCAGACCTTTCTTCAGGAGAAGTTTGGGCAGAAGGGTGAAGCTCTGGTGAAAAATGAGGAGCTTACAAAGCCGATCATAGAAAAAATAAACAAAATCATAGAAAAGATAGCCAAAGAGGAAAACTACGATTATATTTTTGATGCCAGAGCTGGCGGGATTGTCTTTGCCAAGCCGGTCTATGATCTTAGTCAGAGAGTTCTTGCACAATTGAGTAAGGAAAAGTGATTTTGTGAAACTTTCAATAATTGCTCAGGTTATTGGTGCTGTTTTACCGGAGGGAGAATCTGATGCAGAGATTACATCTCTGAAATCACCTGAGCAGGCCCGGGAATCTGATATTGTTTTTCTCTCGAATCCCAGATTCAGGGATGAAATGGGAAAATGCCGTGCCAGGTACATTATTGTCAATAAAGGAACAGTGATACCTGACAAAGTATGTCTGGAGGTGGGTGATCCCTATGTAGCTTATGCTAAAGTCGCCCAGCTTTTTGAAGACAGGTCTCCTCTTTTCTGCAAGAGCATTTCCGAAAATGCCCTGGTTGATCCCTCTGCTACAATTGATCCCTCTGCCTCGATCGGCCCTGGTTCAATAATCGGTGCATCGGTTAAAATCGGGCCTGACTGCAGAATTTCCGCCAATTGTGTTATAGAAAGAGACTGTAAGATCGGAAGCGGCTGCAGAATCGACTCCGGTGTGATTATCCGCTATGGAACTGTCATTGGTGACAGGGTGGTTATTCAATCAGGGGCTGTGATCGGCTCTGATGGTTTCGGTAATGCGCGTGAGGGGACAAAGTTTGTGAGAATCCCCTGTTTCGGGAATGTAGTGATTGGCGATGATGTGGATATTGGAGCAAACACAACTATCGACAGGGGAAATTTCGCTGCTACAATCATAGAAAACGGTGTCAAGATTGACAATCTGGTACATATCGCACATAATGTGCAGGTGGGAGAGGATTCCGCCATGGCAGCTCAGGTTGGCATATCGGGAAGCACCGTAATCGGAAAAAGGGTCATTATCGGGGGACAGGCCGGTTTTGTAGGCCATATAGAGATCGGTGATGATACATTTGTGGGAGCAAAGGCCGGGGTTTCCAAAGGTACAGAACCGGGTTCAAAAATCACCGGCTACCCTGCACGTGATCTGATGGGAATGCGCAGGATAGAAGCTGCGCAGGTCTCCCTGCCCCAGTTGCTCAAAGATATTAAACAGTTGAAAAATGAGATTCAGGAGTTAAAAAAGGGCTGTTGCCCGGGTACTTGAAGAAAAATGACATCAAAACATTAGTATATGTAAAGAAAGGATATTTCGTGCACCATGTCCCTCCAGCAAACTATTGGAAAAAGCGTTTCATTGACCGGTACTGGCCTTCATACAGGTGTTCCTGCCGCAGTAACTTTACATCCCGCACCTGAGAATTACGGTATAAGGTTTGTCAGAGCCGATCTTGAGAACAAACCGGAGATAATTGCCGATATAGACAATGTGGTTGACCTTGCCCGCGGCACTACTATCGGTAAAGACGGGGTAAAGGTGTATTCGATCGAGCATGTCATGTCCAGTTTTGCCGGGCTGGGTATCGATAACTGCAGGGTGGAGGTAAACGCTCAGGAGATCCCTCTTATGGACGGCAGCGCGCTTCCATACGTAAATCTTGTAATGGAAGCCGGAATCGTAGAGCAGCAGGCCGAGCGTGAGTATCTCTATATTTCCGAACCGGTGATGTATGTAAAGGGTGATGTCGCTCTTGGGATTTTCCCGCTGGATCATTTCCGGCTCACCCTTGAGATAGATTACAATTATCCGGCACTTGGAGCTCAGTATACCACACTCTTTTCACTCGATGATTATGTTTCCGATTTCGCACCGGCGCGGACATTCTGTTTCCTTTCGGAAATAGAGAAACTGCGTGAAGAGGGGCTTATCAAAGGCGGCTCACTTGACAGCGCACTTGTAGTGCAGGATGTGGAGTTGACGGATGAACGCAAGAACTACATGCGGAAACTCTTTGCCTACAAGGGTCCCATAGAGCCAGGGGAAAACGGGTTTCTTAACAACACAGAACTGCGCTTCTATAACGAACCCTGCCGTCACAAAGCTTTAGATCTGATCGGTGATCTCTATCTTTTGGGTAAACCGCTCCATGCCCACATTATAGGGGCAAGAACAGGACATGCTGCAAACATCGCAGTGGCCAAAAAGATAAGAGAATACCTCAATCAGAAAAACGCAAAAACAGCGGCCGACGGAGGAACACTGGTGAGCTATGAGGACATCCTCAATATCCTTCCCCACAGGTATCCTTTCCTGCTGGTTGACAAGGTACTGGAGCTTGTTCCTGGAAAGTCAATCGTAGCCACTAAAAATGTCTCTTTCAACGACAATTTCTTCCAGGGACATTTTCCCGGAAACCCGGTCATGCCAGGTGTGCTTATGATCGAGGCGATGGCTCAGGCGGGAGGAGTGATGGGGCTTTACGGAGCAAAGTCCGAAGACGGACAGCCGCCAAAGGTGCTTTTTATGGGTATAGACAAGGCCCGTTTCAGAGGGGTTGTAAGACCTGGAGACACATTACGCATGGAACTCAAAATGATCCAGTTCCGCAGAGGAATAGGGAAGTTTGAAGGTAAATGTTATGTGGATGATAAGCTGGTCTGTGAAGCTGAGATGATGGCCATGTATGGAGCCAGCTGATTCATGGTGCCTCTGTGGCACTTTAGAAGTCTCCTGAAAGGAAATTGAACGAGAATGTCTGTAAATATACACCCCACTGCCATTATTGAACCTGGCACAAAGATCGGTGTTGATGTAACTATTGGGCCCTACACAGTAATCGAAGGGGATGTGGAGATCGGTGACCGGTGCTCGATCGGTCCTCATGTGCTGATCGGTGAGGGAACCCGTATCGGTCCCGAGTGCCGTATTTTCAAGGGTGCCAGTATCGGGCTCATTCCTCAGGATAAAAAATTCGCAGGTGAAAAGACCTATACCGTTATCGGCAGGAACACTCTTTTCCGGGAATTTGTAACTGTTAATCGGGGGACATCTCATCGAGGGGAAACCCGAATCGGAGATAACTGCTGGATTATGGCATATTGTCACATCGCCCACGATTGTGTTCTGGGTGATGATGTGACTATTTCCAATGGTCTGGCTATGGCCGGGCATGTGGAGGTTGGCAATCATGTCACAATCGGTGGCATAGTCCCTGTTCATCAGTTCACACGCATCGGCGATTACGCTTTTATCGGTGCTGTCACTCGTCCGTTTATGGATGTGGTTCCTTATGCCATGGTAGGTGGTGAGAGTGAGACTCATGTTGTGGGAATAAACAAGGTTGGCCTGGAGAGACACGGGTTTTCTCCGGAGCGCAGGCAGAATATAAAGCGGGCCTATAAAATTCTGTTCAGGGAGAACCTCACTCTTGCCGAGGCAACTGCCAGGTTGGAAGACTCTTTTCCTGGTGATGATGATATCGGGCGGATCATAAATTTTATTCGTGGCAGGAGCAGGGGACTAATGCGGATGAGAGCGGATGCTGCATGATTTTTTTCTCTCCAAAGATCTGAAATTTTCCTTGAGAGATTGAAATTGGTTGTGTCTGGGGTGCTCCTCTATGAATCCATTTTTATTATAAAATCCCCTCTAATTTAATCTCCTTCCATTTTCTTTCTTCCCCCTCTTCCTCCCTTAATGCACTGTCACAAAAAGAAATAAAAACTCTCTTAAAAAGCTTGATTTTCTGATTTAACCGTTTATACCATTAAATCAGGGTACTATATATATAAAAGGAGATAAGAAGATGCGCTGGTTAAAACCGTTTTGCCTGATGATAATGGTGTTTTCGGTAGCTGTTGCGAAAAATGCTCCTGAACCTCAGATTTCCATCGTTATTACAAAGCCCGTCGATGCTGCAATGGCAGATGATCCCCAGAGCCGCTGGGGTGTCGCTCTGATCGACCGCTTTGTCCGCTTTCGCCTTGAACCTCTGAAGGGGATAAAGGTTATCAGTGAAGAACAGATGGGTAAATGGATCCCCTCTATGGGGAGAATCGAAGGTGTGGTAAGTGATGCGCAATATGAAAGCGTTGCCGAAAAAGGACGTGCTACCCATTTCCTGAATCAGAAATTCGAGTACTCCCAGAGAGAAAAGACTCTTTTTTACTATGTGGAAGTGGTCAGAAGGAGTGACAGGCAGGTTGTAGCCAGTTCCGACAGGTCGATTCCTGCAGAGAAGATCTACTCTGGAATTGATTCCAGCCTTGTATCTGTTCTCAATCATCTGAAGGTGGAAAGATCCCAACAGGTCAACAGGTTTTTTCAGATACCTGTTGTTGGTAAAAATTTTAAACTCATTAAGCAGCTTGGGGATGTGCTTCTAAAGGAGAA
This genomic interval carries:
- the bamA gene encoding outer membrane protein assembly factor BamA, with the translated sequence MKFRYQALLLAGFLLYGLTEAKVLDSLVIEGLSINSPNMVRNSLQLREGREFSTADLQESIKRLYSLGLFSSIDFFIISENDSSASLRLKLVEFPICENVEYSGNKKLKIKDFEENVSIKRGQIISDDFLHGIKQQLLDLYAEKGYNLARIEPEIVKTKIPGNVIIKFNIDEGVKVRVKSVVFKGNKEVKTARLERKFKTKESRWWRAGEFNRDMYKTHLDTLVMFYNDLGYLDASIAKDSVWYSESGKDIFIEITIDEGKKYYAGDFFFKGNRVLPVDSLESKISLKKGKPFEKSRFEMSKYMVENTYREEGYLMVHVEDKRNFRGDTIDVVFEITEGKPAIVRKIEIRGNNKTMEKVIRRQIDLLPGKKYKQSLLMRSRQKIFALNYFSDIKPDMMLNSDGSIDLIFEVTEKDNIGQISVGAAYSGESNFVGTFSTSIPNFRGAGQELRINLEYGKYHRDMRLGFVEPWAFDIPLSLSGEIFYSRNIYNETDTAQSTGFVIGAGRSKLRWPDDHFTIHGSYQLSYEKTYTDADTVDEANLLVLEEGLLSRASVKIERYDLDMPLFPTSGSKLTIIPQIAGLGGDFRYFKGTVGYEHYFPLPLKLVLGSRSKFGLITSLGGNIEISRYDLFRVGGVYGDGDLRGYDDYEFGGWNNDPENGISMFTSTLELRYPLLEQQMYLGVFADVGNTWSSLSAIDLGNLYRGVGFGLRINIPMLGIMGFDFGWGLDDPKGSSLDKKPSGFKFHFLMNRGF
- the lpxD gene encoding UDP-3-O-(3-hydroxymyristoyl)glucosamine N-acyltransferase, with translation MKLSIIAQVIGAVLPEGESDAEITSLKSPEQARESDIVFLSNPRFRDEMGKCRARYIIVNKGTVIPDKVCLEVGDPYVAYAKVAQLFEDRSPLFCKSISENALVDPSATIDPSASIGPGSIIGASVKIGPDCRISANCVIERDCKIGSGCRIDSGVIIRYGTVIGDRVVIQSGAVIGSDGFGNAREGTKFVRIPCFGNVVIGDDVDIGANTTIDRGNFAATIIENGVKIDNLVHIAHNVQVGEDSAMAAQVGISGSTVIGKRVIIGGQAGFVGHIEIGDDTFVGAKAGVSKGTEPGSKITGYPARDLMGMRRIEAAQVSLPQLLKDIKQLKNEIQELKKGCCPGT
- the lpxA gene encoding acyl-ACP--UDP-N-acetylglucosamine O-acyltransferase, translating into MSVNIHPTAIIEPGTKIGVDVTIGPYTVIEGDVEIGDRCSIGPHVLIGEGTRIGPECRIFKGASIGLIPQDKKFAGEKTYTVIGRNTLFREFVTVNRGTSHRGETRIGDNCWIMAYCHIAHDCVLGDDVTISNGLAMAGHVEVGNHVTIGGIVPVHQFTRIGDYAFIGAVTRPFMDVVPYAMVGGESETHVVGINKVGLERHGFSPERRQNIKRAYKILFRENLTLAEATARLEDSFPGDDDIGRIINFIRGRSRGLMRMRADAA
- a CDS encoding bifunctional UDP-3-O-[3-hydroxymyristoyl] N-acetylglucosamine deacetylase/3-hydroxyacyl-ACP dehydratase, yielding MSLQQTIGKSVSLTGTGLHTGVPAAVTLHPAPENYGIRFVRADLENKPEIIADIDNVVDLARGTTIGKDGVKVYSIEHVMSSFAGLGIDNCRVEVNAQEIPLMDGSALPYVNLVMEAGIVEQQAEREYLYISEPVMYVKGDVALGIFPLDHFRLTLEIDYNYPALGAQYTTLFSLDDYVSDFAPARTFCFLSEIEKLREEGLIKGGSLDSALVVQDVELTDERKNYMRKLFAYKGPIEPGENGFLNNTELRFYNEPCRHKALDLIGDLYLLGKPLHAHIIGARTGHAANIAVAKKIREYLNQKNAKTAADGGTLVSYEDILNILPHRYPFLLVDKVLELVPGKSIVATKNVSFNDNFFQGHFPGNPVMPGVLMIEAMAQAGGVMGLYGAKSEDGQPPKVLFMGIDKARFRGVVRPGDTLRMELKMIQFRRGIGKFEGKCYVDDKLVCEAEMMAMYGAS
- a CDS encoding OmpH family outer membrane protein yields the protein MRKVMTAGVLALCMAATATWAELKIGYINSELIFMEYEGTKDAQKKFNNEVAKWEQEASKRQKEIKDLKEQLDKQSLLLSNERKKELEDSLNQKMISYQTFLQEKFGQKGEALVKNEELTKPIIEKINKIIEKIAKEENYDYIFDARAGGIVFAKPVYDLSQRVLAQLSKEK